A portion of the Leifsonia sp. EB41 genome contains these proteins:
- the valS gene encoding valine--tRNA ligase, whose translation MTAANPVPDKPALEGLEAVWGGRWQQDGTFEFDRDGALAAGRAAIYSIDTPPPTASGSLHIGHVFSYTHTDIVARFQRMRGKRVFYPMGWDDNGLPTERRVQNYYGVRCDPSLPYEADFVPPFEGGDNKSAKAADQKPISRRNFIELCERLTVEDEKQFEALWRTLGLSVDWSQTYRTIGREALHTSQLAFVRNVARGEAYQALAPTLWDITFRTAVAQAELEDREQPSAYHRVGFHGADGPIYIETTRPELLPACVALVAHPDDERYQPLFGTTVRTPVFGVDVPVVAHHLAQPDKGTGIAMICTFGDITDVTWWRELDLPNRAIIGFDGRIQTEPPAAIESHGGREAYAQLAGKTVFSAKQAVVELLRASGDMVGEPKAIQHPVKFFEKGDKPLEIVSTRQWYVKNGARDEKLRERLIELGRSLDWHPDFMRVRYENWVNGLTGDWLISRQRFFGVPIPVWYPLDGVGNPLFDQPILPAEDNLPVDPSSDAAPGFQESQRGQAGGFVGEHDVMDTWMTSSLTPQLAGGWVDDPELFQTVYPFDLRPQGQDIIRTWLFSTVLRSQLEHGVAPWSNAAISGFIVDPDRKKMSKSKGNVVTPADILEKHGSDAVRYWAASSRLGTDASFDPQNPTQIKIGRRLAIKLLNAAKFIHGFDAPESLDLAQVTAPLDRSMLQQLADVVTDATTALENYDHARALETAETFFWTFCDDYLELVKERAYGEHNDAQVSAVVALRTALSVYLRLFAPVLPFASEEAWSWSETGSVHLAPWPQAAEVAGDWAATRAVLTVVGRALTGIRGAKTAAKASQRTPVDSAVIGAPTDELAAIESASADLASVGRIAELRFVAADTLEVTDILLAQTLTEEER comes from the coding sequence ATGACCGCCGCGAACCCCGTGCCCGACAAGCCAGCACTCGAAGGCCTGGAGGCCGTCTGGGGCGGTCGCTGGCAGCAGGACGGCACCTTCGAATTCGATCGGGACGGCGCCCTCGCCGCCGGCCGCGCCGCGATCTACTCGATCGACACCCCGCCGCCCACGGCCTCCGGCTCGCTCCACATCGGGCACGTGTTCAGCTACACGCACACCGACATCGTCGCCCGCTTCCAGCGCATGCGCGGCAAGCGCGTCTTCTACCCGATGGGCTGGGACGACAACGGCCTGCCCACCGAGCGGCGCGTCCAGAACTACTACGGCGTGCGCTGCGACCCGTCACTCCCGTACGAGGCCGACTTCGTGCCGCCGTTCGAGGGCGGCGACAACAAGAGCGCCAAGGCAGCCGACCAGAAGCCGATCTCGCGCCGCAACTTCATCGAGCTGTGCGAGCGGCTGACCGTGGAGGACGAGAAGCAGTTCGAGGCGCTCTGGCGCACACTCGGGCTCTCCGTCGACTGGTCGCAGACCTACCGGACCATCGGCCGCGAGGCGCTGCACACCTCGCAGCTCGCCTTCGTCCGCAACGTCGCCCGCGGCGAGGCGTACCAGGCGCTCGCTCCCACGCTGTGGGACATCACCTTCCGCACCGCCGTCGCCCAGGCCGAGCTGGAGGACCGCGAACAGCCGAGCGCGTACCACCGGGTCGGCTTCCACGGCGCCGACGGCCCCATCTACATCGAGACCACCCGTCCCGAGCTGCTGCCCGCGTGCGTGGCGCTCGTGGCGCACCCGGACGACGAGCGATACCAGCCGCTGTTCGGCACGACGGTGCGCACCCCGGTCTTCGGCGTCGACGTGCCCGTGGTCGCCCACCACCTCGCCCAGCCCGACAAGGGCACCGGCATCGCCATGATCTGCACCTTCGGCGACATCACCGACGTGACCTGGTGGCGCGAGCTCGACCTCCCGAACCGGGCGATCATCGGCTTCGACGGCCGCATCCAGACCGAGCCGCCCGCGGCGATCGAGAGCCACGGTGGCCGGGAGGCCTATGCGCAGCTCGCCGGCAAGACCGTGTTCTCGGCCAAGCAGGCCGTGGTGGAGCTGCTGCGCGCCTCCGGCGACATGGTCGGCGAGCCGAAGGCCATCCAGCACCCGGTCAAGTTCTTCGAGAAGGGCGACAAGCCGCTCGAGATCGTCTCGACCCGCCAGTGGTACGTCAAGAACGGCGCCCGCGACGAGAAGCTGCGCGAGCGGCTCATCGAGCTCGGCCGAAGCCTCGACTGGCACCCCGACTTCATGCGCGTCCGCTACGAGAACTGGGTGAACGGGCTCACCGGCGACTGGCTGATCTCGCGCCAGCGCTTCTTCGGCGTGCCGATCCCGGTCTGGTACCCGCTCGACGGAGTCGGCAACCCGCTGTTCGACCAGCCGATCCTGCCCGCTGAGGACAACCTCCCTGTCGACCCGTCCTCCGACGCGGCGCCGGGGTTCCAGGAGTCGCAGCGCGGGCAGGCCGGCGGCTTCGTCGGCGAGCACGACGTGATGGACACCTGGATGACCTCCTCGCTGACCCCGCAGCTCGCGGGCGGCTGGGTGGACGACCCCGAGCTCTTCCAGACGGTCTACCCGTTCGACCTGCGCCCGCAGGGCCAGGACATCATCCGCACCTGGCTGTTCTCGACGGTGCTGCGCTCGCAGCTCGAGCACGGCGTCGCGCCGTGGTCCAACGCCGCGATCTCCGGCTTCATCGTCGACCCCGACCGCAAGAAGATGTCGAAGTCCAAGGGCAACGTCGTCACGCCGGCCGACATCCTGGAGAAGCACGGCTCCGACGCTGTGCGCTACTGGGCGGCGTCGTCGCGGCTCGGCACCGACGCGTCCTTCGACCCGCAGAACCCGACCCAGATCAAGATCGGCCGCCGCCTGGCGATCAAGCTGCTCAACGCGGCGAAGTTCATCCACGGCTTCGACGCCCCGGAGTCGCTCGACCTCGCCCAGGTGACCGCACCGCTCGACCGCAGCATGCTGCAGCAGCTCGCCGACGTGGTCACCGACGCCACCACCGCGCTCGAGAACTACGACCACGCCCGCGCACTGGAGACCGCAGAGACGTTCTTCTGGACGTTCTGCGACGACTACCTGGAGCTGGTCAAGGAGCGCGCCTACGGCGAGCACAATGACGCTCAGGTCTCCGCGGTGGTCGCCCTCCGCACGGCCCTGTCCGTGTACCTGCGCCTGTTCGCGCCTGTGCTGCCGTTCGCGTCCGAGGAGGCGTGGAGCTGGTCGGAGACCGGATCCGTGCACCTCGCGCCCTGGCCGCAGGCGGCAGAGGTCGCCGGGGACTGGGCCGCCACCCGCGCGGTCCTCACCGTCGTCGGCCGCGCGCTGACCGGCATCCGCGGCGCCAAGACGGCGGCCAAGGCCTCCCAGCGCACCCCCGTCGACTCGGCCGTCATCGGCGCTCCGACCGACGAGCTGGCGGCCATCGAGTCGGCCTCCGCCGACCTCGCTTCGGTGGGCAGAATCGCAGAACTGCGTTTCGTAGCAGCCGACACGCTCGAAGTGACCGATATCCTCCTTGCGCAGACGCTGACCGAGGAGGAACGATGA
- a CDS encoding MFS transporter, which produces MTSTPTLAVNETDRPGITPGTARRVAIASFVGTSLESYDFYLYAYFAAFFVGPLFFTPLGAFGGVLAGFLAIAAGFVIRPVGAVVFGHLGDRIGRRPVLLMTILLMGISTGLVGLLPTYAAAGWFGGVALIVLRLVQGLSLGGEWGGSILLATEYANPKRRGFYAALPQLGSPVGSILSAVVFIVLTLTMSPADIASWGWRIPFLTAFPLLLVSLYLRWSIDETPVFRKLIETGRRDRFPVLDVFTKAPVAFVIAIGTAVLGIGSYSLMNTYMVDYGTAVLGFKFQDLLVATTIGGLLQLVTIPLFGLWAAKIGSARVVAIGAIGTLVVAFPMYFLLQSASFGVLVASMIIGGILPTLSWAGLGGLMSDLFPSPIRYSALSVAYSVAALVTSFVPTLTLVFGQAVHNAWWHPGVVLAVMSIITLVAAWAAARRTPIIDEGTTDAQTIEAVEAAAA; this is translated from the coding sequence GTGACCTCCACCCCCACGCTCGCGGTCAACGAGACCGATCGCCCTGGCATCACGCCGGGCACCGCTCGCCGCGTCGCCATCGCATCGTTCGTCGGGACCTCCCTCGAATCGTACGACTTCTACCTCTATGCGTACTTCGCCGCGTTCTTCGTCGGCCCGCTGTTCTTCACCCCGTTGGGCGCCTTCGGCGGCGTCCTCGCCGGCTTCCTGGCCATCGCCGCGGGCTTCGTGATCCGCCCGGTCGGCGCGGTGGTCTTCGGCCACCTGGGCGACCGTATCGGCCGGCGGCCGGTGCTGCTCATGACGATCCTCCTGATGGGGATCTCCACCGGCCTCGTCGGCCTCCTGCCGACCTATGCGGCCGCCGGCTGGTTCGGCGGCGTGGCGCTCATCGTCCTGCGTCTCGTGCAGGGCCTGTCGCTCGGCGGCGAGTGGGGCGGCTCCATCCTGCTGGCGACCGAGTACGCCAACCCGAAGCGCCGCGGCTTCTACGCCGCGCTCCCCCAGCTCGGATCGCCGGTCGGCTCCATCCTGAGCGCCGTCGTCTTCATCGTCCTGACGCTGACCATGTCGCCGGCGGACATCGCCTCGTGGGGCTGGCGCATCCCGTTCCTCACGGCGTTCCCGCTGCTGCTGGTCTCCCTCTACCTGCGCTGGTCGATCGATGAGACGCCGGTGTTCCGCAAGCTCATCGAGACCGGCCGGCGCGACCGCTTCCCGGTCCTCGACGTCTTCACCAAGGCCCCGGTCGCGTTCGTCATCGCGATCGGCACCGCCGTGCTCGGCATCGGCTCCTACTCGCTGATGAACACCTACATGGTCGACTACGGCACCGCCGTGCTCGGGTTCAAGTTCCAGGACCTGCTCGTAGCGACCACGATCGGCGGCCTCCTCCAGCTCGTCACGATCCCGCTGTTCGGGCTGTGGGCGGCGAAGATCGGCTCGGCCCGCGTCGTCGCCATCGGCGCGATCGGCACGCTCGTCGTCGCGTTCCCGATGTACTTCCTGCTGCAGAGCGCGTCGTTCGGCGTGCTCGTCGCCAGCATGATCATCGGCGGCATCCTGCCCACCCTGTCGTGGGCGGGCCTCGGCGGGCTGATGTCCGACCTGTTCCCGAGCCCGATCCGCTACAGCGCGCTCTCGGTCGCGTACAGCGTCGCGGCGCTGGTCACCTCGTTCGTGCCGACGCTGACGCTGGTGTTCGGGCAGGCCGTCCACAACGCGTGGTGGCACCCGGGTGTGGTCCTCGCGGTCATGTCGATCATCACGCTGGTCGCCGCGTGGGCTGCCGCCCGCCGCACGCCGATCATCGACGAGGGCACCACCGACGCCCAGACCATAGAGGCCGTGGAAGCCGCAGCAGCCTGA
- a CDS encoding TetR/AcrR family transcriptional regulator, whose product MRRQRIVTPHHSKLTAQPVQPGRPRASSRGMLAEAAGELFLEQTYAGTTVDDIARRAGVSRATFFNYFAAKSDLLWLEVDESLAAFPAMLAEADDDVEPMAAVREAVVRLAEGFGPDRLPLAVTQVELMGTDAELQASALPRFLAVVRLVAAAIARRAGEDPDGLLPRAAATAVVGAAVAAAGVWARAGVRRGPLAPLVRAAVEPVCAGYATAFGSE is encoded by the coding sequence GTGAGGAGACAACGCATCGTGACGCCGCACCATTCCAAGCTGACGGCACAGCCCGTGCAGCCCGGGCGCCCGCGGGCGTCGTCCCGCGGGATGCTCGCGGAGGCCGCGGGCGAGCTGTTCCTGGAACAGACCTACGCCGGCACCACCGTCGACGACATCGCCCGCCGCGCAGGGGTCAGCCGGGCCACGTTCTTCAACTACTTCGCCGCCAAGAGCGACCTGCTGTGGCTGGAGGTGGATGAGTCGCTCGCGGCGTTCCCCGCCATGCTGGCCGAGGCCGACGACGACGTGGAGCCGATGGCCGCCGTCCGGGAGGCCGTGGTCCGGCTCGCGGAGGGCTTCGGCCCCGATCGGCTGCCGCTCGCCGTGACACAGGTCGAACTGATGGGCACCGACGCCGAGCTCCAGGCCTCCGCGCTGCCGCGCTTCCTCGCGGTCGTCCGGCTGGTCGCCGCGGCGATCGCGCGCCGGGCGGGGGAGGACCCGGACGGACTGCTTCCGCGCGCCGCCGCGACGGCGGTGGTCGGGGCGGCGGTGGCGGCCGCGGGCGTCTGGGCGCGGGCGGGCGTGCGGCGCGGGCCGCTGGCGCCGCTGGTGCGCGCGGCGGTCGAGCCGGTCTGCGCCGGCTACGCGACCGCCTTCGGGTCCGAATAG